The sequence CTAATAGGAAACCAAATTGTTCATTTGCCTTTTCTTCTGTAAAGCCTAATGCTTTGAACATTTTGTTTTGGACGTCTCTCTCATAGATACGCAGGGATCCTCCACCAAGCTCATATCCATTTAAGACAATGTCGTAAGCTTGGGCACGGGCTTTTTCTGGTGCTGTTTCAAGTAGCTCGACATCTTCTCTTAAAGGCATTGTGAATGGGTGATGCGCTGCTGTAAATCGATTTGAATCTTCATCATACTCTAAAAGCGGCCAATCCGTTACCCAAAGGAAATTAAATTTACTTTCATCAATTAGGTTCATGTCTTTAGCAATTTTTAAACGTAAGTTTCCTAGAACATCGGCAACTACCTTTTTAGAGTCAGCACCGAATAGAATCAAGTCGTCTTTTTCTACTCCTAATAATTCATTTAAGGCTGCAAGCTCTTCTTCGCTAAAGAATTTAATAATCGGCCCTTTTAAGCCATCTTCTTCCGCTTTTAACCAAGCAAGACCTTTCGCTCCGTAACGAGCCGCATATTCAGTTAGACCGTCAATGTCTTTACGTGAATATTGGACAGCGCCACCTTTTACATTAATTGCTTTTACGACACCGCCGCTTGCAATGGCTCCAGCGAATACTTTGAAGCTAGAGTTTTTAAAGGCTTCAGTTAAATCAACTAATTTTAGTTCGAATCGAGTATCAGGTTTATCTGAACCATATTCTCCCATTGCCACGTCATATGGAATACGAGGGAATGGTGTTGCAACATCAATGCCTTTTACTTCTTTCATAATTCTAACAATCATGCGTTCCGTTAAATCTTGAATTTCCTCCGCACTTAAAAAGCTTGTTTCAATGTCGAGCTGCGTAAATTCAGGTTGACGATCCGCTCTTAAATCTTCATCACGGAAACAACGAGCAATTTGATAATAGCGTTCAATTCCACTAACCATCAATAGTTGTTTAAAAATCTGTGGAGATTGTGGCAGAGCATAAAATTCACCAGGGTGAACACGGCTTGGTACTAAGTAATCACGAGCCCCTTCTGGAGTGCTTTTTGTTAAAATTGGTGTTTCAATGTCAAGAAAACCTTCACCATCAAGGTAATCTCTCATTACTTTTGTCACTTGATGACGCATTTTTAATGTCTCAAACATGACCGGTCTTCTTAAATCAAGGTAACGATATTTTAAACGGATGTCTTCAGAAACTTCAACATCATCTTCGACCATAAATGGCGGTGTTTTCGATTCATTGATGATCGTCATCTTTTCGACTTGGACCTCAATTTTTCCTGTACTTAAATTTGGATTGAACGTTTCTTCATCCCTAGCAATAACCGTTCCTTCAACATCTACAACATATTCACTGCGCACTTTTTCTGCAACTTCTAGAGCTTCCTTATTAGCCTCTGGATTAAACACAATTTGGATAATTCCAGTCCGGTCACGCAAATGGATAAAGATAAGACCACCAAGATCACGACGTCTTTGCACCCATCCTTTTAATCTTACTTTTTCTCCGATTGCATTTTCTGGCACCTCGCCACAAAAATAACTTCTTTCAGTCATGGTATTTCCTCCTATTGATGTAATTCTTTAAATTTAGCTACAAAATTTTCTAATTCGATTTCCCACTGGTCACCAGTTTCCATCTGTTTGACATTAATTTTATTTGCCTCTAATTCATCTTCGCCTAGAATTGCTACATATTTAGCATTCAGCCGATCAGCCGCTTTCATTTGCGCTTTAATTTTTCGATTTAAATAATCCCTTTCAGCTGAAAATCCTGCTAAGCGTAGTTGATGCAGGAGCTTGACAGTATAATCTTGTGCTTTTTCACCTAAAGAAACAACATAACAATCTATATTTCGATTGATGGGCAAATCAACCTTTTCAGCCTTTAAGGCAGCAAGGAACCGTTCAATACTAAACGCAAACCCTATTCCCGGTGTTTCTGGACCTCCAATCTCCTGTGTTAGTCCGTTATAACGGCCGCCCCCACAAAGAGTTGTGATCGCCCCAAAGCCTTCCGCATCACTCATGATTTCAAAGGCTGTATGGTTATAATAATCAAGTCCACGAACAAGATTTGGGTCTACTTCAAAGGAAATCTCCAAATCAGTTAAATATTGTTGGACTTTTTCAAAGTAAAGTTTTGACTCTTCATTTAAATATTCAATAATCGATGGAGCTGTTTTCATCAATTCATGCTCTCGGTCTTGTTTACAATCAAGAATCCGCATTGGATTTTTTTCTAATCGACTTTGACAATCATGGCAGAATTCGCCAATCCTTGGCTGGAAATGTTGAATCAAAGCGCTGCGATGCGCCAAACGACTCTCTTTATCACCGAGGCTGTTGATCACAAGCTTTAATTTTTTCAAACCTAAACTAGAATAAATCGACATCGCCAGAGCAATTACTTCAGCATCAATCGCTGGGTCTTTACTTCCTAGTGCCTCTACGCCAAACTGAACAAATTGTCGAAAACGTCCTGCTTGTGGACGTTCATAGCGAAACATGGGTCCCATATAGTAAAGCTTTACCGGTTGATTCGGATCCCCATACAATTTATGTTGGACAAAAGAGCGTACTGTCGATGCTGTTCCCTCTGGACGCAATGTTATACTTCTTCCGCCTCGGTCTTCAAAGGTGTACATTTCTTTTTGCACGACATCGGTTGTTTCACCGACACTCCGTGTAAAGAGTTCAGTGTGTTCAAAAATCGGAGTGCGAATTTCATGGTACTGAAACTTTTCACAAAGCTCTCGCGCTTTTTGTTCAATGTATTGCCATTTCTCAACTTCACCCGGCAAAATATCCTGTGTTCCCCGTGGAATTTGAATAGACATCTATGTAAACCTCCTTGATAACTATCTTTAAATAAAGTGAAACCTCCATCAGTTGGAGTTTTCTTACATCTACTACTGATGGAAAGCCCGCGGCTACGGCTTGCTGATCACGCAGACGTTGCCGAAGGTGTGTTTAGTCTGTGTTCAACCTTCGGAGCTTTCCGGGCAGTTGATCCCCCACCTATCTTCTTTTGTTACTCAAAATCTTGAGGTGGGGGTGTACTGCCCGTTAAGCCTGAGAAATTTCAACAATTTTAAAAAGCCCTCGTCCCTTGTATGATTCTACCCATACAAGGGACGAGAGCTGTTATTCCCGTGGTGCCACCCTAATTGGAGTAAATGATCTTCACTCCCACTTTCCAGTTAACGCCTGACACGTCCTTCTCCTATTGATGAAAGTCTCTTCATGTTCAGAGAGAAGCCTCCGAAGTGTTCTTCATTTAGACATGATGGAGAAACACTTGCAGCCTACGATGTTTCCTCTCTATCCACCTGGAACTAAACTACTTTTCTTCTTCAACAGCTATAGTTATTTATGTACATTTTATATTTTAATAAATCTCACTTCATTTAAACATCATACGAATCCTAACGAATTTTGTCAATACCTGTACAATTAATTTCGCTCTAGTCGTCTCTTAAGCCTTTTTATATCTTGATTAGCAAAGCCAAATTCAGATGCTGCCTCTACCGATGTAGAGGACTGCTCTTTTTGAATGCTATCGCGAAAATCCAAACCAGACAATTGATTTTCTCCGAGAAATGCTGAATTCCCTTTATCTCCATGGCGCATATTTCTTCCTCCTATAACTATTCTATTCATCGTCTCTCTATTAGTTTGTCCTTATTTACAGAGTTCTCTTCATAAATTTTATTTTAAAAAGATGAAAAAACATAGAACAAGAAGGAATCCTCCTAATCAAAGTAGAATTAGTCTAAGGGATTTTTTTGTCCAGCGCAGCCGTTATCAGATTTTCTGATCAGAAAAGGAGGGAGAGAAACTGGAACCACTTAGAAACATGAAATACATAACAGCTTTGCTAATCATCCTTTCCATCCCATTCTTCTTTCCAGACCAAAAGGTTGAAGCAACTGGTGCAACGGTTACCGTTAATACGGAGAATTTAACGGTACGAAGTGGGCCAAGCTTGCAACATGACTATGTCACAACCATTTATAAGGGTGAACAATATCCTTCTGTAAAAAAAGAAGGTGAATGGATTCAAATCTTGTTACCTACTGGAAAAGAAGGTTGGGTTGCCGATTATCTCGTCTTTGTAAAAGAAGAAGTGGATAATAATAAAGTTGAGGATGAATACGAATCATTAAGTAATAATGATCATGGCCAAAGCCATTTCACTGGTAAAAGAGTGTTCATTACCCATAACGGGACCAACATCCGCAAAAACCCAAATACTCTATCTAATATTTTGGTAAGAGCAAACAAAGGGGATGCATTTGAGGTTACGGATGTGAAAAATGATTGGTACCAGGTTAAACTTGGAAACGGAAAAACCGGGTATGTGGCAGAATGGCTAGTAACAGAAAAGGAATCTGGAGTAAAAAAGGTTGATTCAGAAGAACGCGAATATGTTCATTCAGTAGAACACAAGTATACCGAGAAAACTGAACTTGAGG is a genomic window of Niallia sp. XMNu-256 containing:
- the hisS gene encoding histidine--tRNA ligase; the protein is MSIQIPRGTQDILPGEVEKWQYIEQKARELCEKFQYHEIRTPIFEHTELFTRSVGETTDVVQKEMYTFEDRGGRSITLRPEGTASTVRSFVQHKLYGDPNQPVKLYYMGPMFRYERPQAGRFRQFVQFGVEALGSKDPAIDAEVIALAMSIYSSLGLKKLKLVINSLGDKESRLAHRSALIQHFQPRIGEFCHDCQSRLEKNPMRILDCKQDREHELMKTAPSIIEYLNEESKLYFEKVQQYLTDLEISFEVDPNLVRGLDYYNHTAFEIMSDAEGFGAITTLCGGGRYNGLTQEIGGPETPGIGFAFSIERFLAALKAEKVDLPINRNIDCYVVSLGEKAQDYTVKLLHQLRLAGFSAERDYLNRKIKAQMKAADRLNAKYVAILGEDELEANKINVKQMETGDQWEIELENFVAKFKELHQ
- the aspS gene encoding aspartate--tRNA ligase yields the protein MTERSYFCGEVPENAIGEKVRLKGWVQRRRDLGGLIFIHLRDRTGIIQIVFNPEANKEALEVAEKVRSEYVVDVEGTVIARDEETFNPNLSTGKIEVQVEKMTIINESKTPPFMVEDDVEVSEDIRLKYRYLDLRRPVMFETLKMRHQVTKVMRDYLDGEGFLDIETPILTKSTPEGARDYLVPSRVHPGEFYALPQSPQIFKQLLMVSGIERYYQIARCFRDEDLRADRQPEFTQLDIETSFLSAEEIQDLTERMIVRIMKEVKGIDVATPFPRIPYDVAMGEYGSDKPDTRFELKLVDLTEAFKNSSFKVFAGAIASGGVVKAINVKGGAVQYSRKDIDGLTEYAARYGAKGLAWLKAEEDGLKGPIIKFFSEEELAALNELLGVEKDDLILFGADSKKVVADVLGNLRLKIAKDMNLIDESKFNFLWVTDWPLLEYDEDSNRFTAAHHPFTMPLREDVELLETAPEKARAQAYDIVLNGYELGGGSLRIYERDVQNKMFKALGFTEEKANEQFGFLLDAFDYGTPPHGGIALGLDRFIMLLAGRTNLRDTIAFPKTASASDLLTNAPGEVSPEQLIELNLASTVIK
- a CDS encoding N-acetylmuramoyl-L-alanine amidase, coding for MKYITALLIILSIPFFFPDQKVEATGATVTVNTENLTVRSGPSLQHDYVTTIYKGEQYPSVKKEGEWIQILLPTGKEGWVADYLVFVKEEVDNNKVEDEYESLSNNDHGQSHFTGKRVFITHNGTNIRKNPNTLSNILVRANKGDAFEVTDVKNDWYQVKLGNGKTGYVAEWLVTEKESGVKKVDSEEREYVHSVEHKYTEKTELEAYLKDKKIVIDPGHGGKDHGTTGFGGTLEKNITIETATRLYNKLRSAGAKVILTRYRDQYISLPSRVSASARFDADAFISIHYDSFPNEGSEGATTFFYHPWQRELAVNIHSSVIDKTNIHNRGVRKGDYYVIRENSQNAVLVELGFLSNPSEELLVTSEQYQTLATTGIYEGLARYFKNQY